One window of Bos indicus isolate NIAB-ARS_2022 breed Sahiwal x Tharparkar chromosome 18, NIAB-ARS_B.indTharparkar_mat_pri_1.0, whole genome shotgun sequence genomic DNA carries:
- the PEG3 gene encoding paternally-expressed gene 3 protein isoform X3, which produces MWFCPSLEVKSEVQNCQPEIRTKEEIIEVLVLEQYLSILPERIKPWVYARKPETCEKLVALLEDYEAMYEPEDDNSSDTHSEGGMSRRAAESPPPRPALPCCSDRERDRDWDQDWERDRERGRARERERRRGRSRDMESRDRWPSVRSPRSRFHQRDLALPLAERAKEREHRRRDSLLDLDARSEEAVLYQDMVALTEDRKPQNPIQDNMENYRKLLSLGVQLAEDDGHSHMTQGHSARSKRSAYPSTSRGLKTAPETKKSAHRRGICEAESSHGVIMEKFIKDVARSSRSGRARESSERPHRLSRRAGGDWKEASFSRREAGASERGPEGGAFGGGGFSCGSDLVSKKRALERKRRYHFDAEGQGPVHDPRGGARKRPFECGGEARRAAKAAGASSLSAPPAAPSQPLDFGAMPYVCDECGRSFAVISEFVEHQIVHTRESLYEYGESFIHSAAVSEAQSRPEGARRSEGAQAAGLAEHRGGQAQEHLRGSGDEEQDEPFLPSPTFSELQKMYGKDKFYECKVCKETFLHSSALIEHQKIHSHEDREKERSTGAVRRTPMLGELQRACGKEKRYECKVCGETFHHSAALREHQKTHGRGSPSEGRARAFEETFIPGQSLKRRQKTYSKEKLYDFREGGDAFGRSSDFMEHQKIHSRKSYFDSRGYEKPLLHSMSMPGSQKSHTITRPPEDEDEEKAFTASSSPEDGQEARGYERSAYERAILHSLAAFRPPRGLREDGEPSTYLSGLRDPPQKTPAWESPYAGGRHSFFRSSVFYRASRPAPLDHLAGEGPSGWQRDGEASGPSSDGRQHQKARAKKKNIERKNYDASMMHSLHFGESQTFRPRERFYECLECGEFFVRSSELAEHQKIHNRKKLSGSKNYLRSVLRSLSSTDPQTSYQGQSVQMSYPQEAAQTSYAELAAQTSYAEEPAQTSYAVEPAQTSYAEEPAQTSYTEAPAEASYTEEPAQTSCIEEPAQTSYTNPAAETSYTEEPAQTSYTEAPAEASYTEEPVQTSCIEERAQTSYTDPAAETSYTEEPAQTNYTEEPAEASGIEEPAQTSCIEEPAQTSCIEEPAQTSYTDPAAETSYTEEPAQTNYTEESAEASYTEEPSQTSCIEEPAQTSYTDPAAETSYTEEPAQTSYTKEPAEASYTEEPAQTSCIEEPAQTNYTKESAKASYTEEPAQTSCIEEPAQTSYTDPAAETSYTEEPAQTNYTVESAEASYTEEPSQTSCIEEPAQTSYTDSAADTSYTEEPAQTNCTEEPAQTSYTQEPAQTSCTEEPAQTSCTEEPAQTSCTEEPAQTSCTEEPAQTSCTEEPAQTSYTEEPAQTSYTQEPAQTSYTEEPAQTSYTEEPAQTSYAQEPAQTSYAEEPAQTSYAEEPAQTSYTEEPAQTSYAQEPAQTSYAEEPAQTSYAEEPAQTSYAEEPAQTSYTQEPAQTNYTEEPAEASYTEEPAQTSYAEEPAQTSYPEEPAQTSYAEEPAQTSYAEEPAQTSYPEEPAQTSYAEEPAQTSYAEEPAQTSYPEEPAQTSYAEEPAQTSYAEEPAQTSYSEEPAQTRYTGEPAQIRYAEEPAQTRYAEEPAQTSYAEEPAQTSYSEEPAQTRYAEEPAQTSYSEEPAQTRYAEEPAQTSYSEEPAQTRYAGEPAQTRYAREPAQTRYAEEPPAETSYAELVAQISYAELVTPTSYAELAAETGYFEPPAQTSYTEPAETNYADPAAQVSFDEPPAEASYADLAAEISYAELAAETSYADLAAQISYDEPPAETSYAELAAQISYSEPADQTSYAELAAQTSYSEPLAQTSYAELTSETSYCEQPVLNECKECGECFATVEDLGRHQKIYAREKFHDGKLFGEPVMQDLGLDGSPEEELEEQEEPEEPEDSIYGCKDCGLGFADRADLRDHQKVHGREYLVDSREYTHPAVHMPPVSEYQKDCLGEQLYECPACGESFVHSSFLFEHQKVHEQDQFYGHRRYEPFMQPLIVSPRRPQAPQKSAPAGVGPQCQVCGQDFIHASVLSEHARGHAGEGLPDQGQGGAGAAGPGPAPTEPQQDPGEEQRYECETCGESFPSQADLQEHMRVHEKGEPYDYGAAFVHTSFLTEPPKRDWPFYECKDCGKSFIHSTILTKHQKLHLQEEGAAAAAAATAQEAEANVLVPREVLRIQGSNVEAAEPEVEAAEPEVEAAEPEVEAAEPLGEAEGPEWEAAEPSGEAEQPHAEAEQPDMDADEPDGAGIEDPEERAEEPEGDDDEPDGAGIEDPEEEGEEQEIQVEEPYYDCGECGETFPSGAAYAEHLTAHASLVILEPAGLYGEGAGGPEGGRPDDELFKCDVCGQLFSDRLSLARHQNTHTG; this is translated from the exons ATGTGGTTTTGTCCTTCTCTGGAAGTAAAGTCAGAAGTACAAAACTGTCAG CCGGAGATTCGCACCAAGGAGGAGATTATCGAGGTCTTGGTCCTGGAGCAGTACCTGTCCATCCTTCCGGAAAGGATCAAGCCTTGGGTGTACGCAAGAAAGCCGGAGACCTGCGAGAAGCTCGTTGCTCTCCTGGAAGATTACGAGGCGATGTATGAGCCGGAAG ACGACAACAGCAGCGACACCCACAGCGAAGGCGGCATGAGCCGGAGGGCCGCGGAGTCCCCACCGCCGCGCCCCGCCCTCCCCTGCTGCA GTGACCGGGAGCGAGACCGGGACTGGGACCAGGACTGGGAGCGAGACCGGGAGCGAGGCCGGGCGCGGGAGCGGGAGCGCCGCCGTGGCCGGAGCCGGGACATGGAGTCACGGGACCGCTGGCCGTCCGTCCGGAGCCCCAGGAGCA GGTTTCACCAGCGGGATCTCGCCCTTCCTCTGGCGGAGAGAGCCAAGGAAAGAGAGCACAGACGCAGGGACTCCCTGCTGGATTTGGATGCCAGATCTGAG GAGGCGGTGTTGTACCAGGATATGGTGGCCCTCACTGAGGATCGCAAGCCCCAGAACCCGATTCAGGACAACATGGAGAACTACCGGAAGCTGCTCTCACTGG GGGTTCAGCTTGCCGAGGACGATGGCCACTCACACATGACCCAGGGCCACTCGGCAAGGTCAAAGAGAAGTGCCTACCCGAGCACCAGCAGAG GTCTGAAGACGGCGCCTGAGACCAAGAAGTCAGCCCACCGGCGGGGCATCTGCGAGGCCGAGTCCTCCCATGGGGTGATCATGGAGAAGTTCATCAAGGACGTGGCCCGCAGCTCCAGGTCCGGGCGGGCACGGGAGTCAAGTGAGCGGCCGCACCGGCTCTCCCGGAGGGCGGGCGGCGACTGGAAAGAAGCATCGTTCAGCAGGAGGGAGGCGGGAGCCTCAGAGAGGGGCCCAGAGGGGGGCGCCTTTGGGGGAGGAGGCTTCAGCTGTGGCTCAGACCTGGTTTCCAAAAAGCGTGCTCTGGAGAGAAAAAGGCGCTACCACTTCGACGCGGAAGGGCAGGGCCCAGTGCACGATCCCAGGGGCGGGGCAAGGAAACGGCCCTTCGAGTGCGGAGGCGAGGCCCGCAGGGCCGCCAAGGCGGCGGGTGCCAGCAGCCTGAGCGCTCCGCCCGCGGCCCCGTCGCAGCCGCTCGACTTCGGGGCCATGCCCTATGTGTGCGATGAGTGCGGGAGGTCCTTCGCGGTCATTTCTGAGTTTGTGGAGCACCAGATCGTGCACACCCGGGAGAGCCTGTACGAGTATGGGGAGTCCTTCATCCACAGTGCAGCCGTCAGTGAGGCCCAGAGCAGGCCCGAGGGTGCCAGGCGCTCTGAGGGTGCGCAGGCCGCTGGCCTGGCCGAGCATCGGGGGGGCCAGGCCCAAGAGCACCTCCGGGGCAGTGGGGACGAGGAGCAGGACGAGCCCTTCCTGCCCAGCCCCACCTTCAGTGAGCTTCAGAAGATGTACGGCAAGGACAAGTTCTACGAGTGCAAGGTGTGCAAGGAGACCTTCTTGCACAGCTCGGCCCTGATTGAGCACCAGAAGATCCACAGCCACGAGGACAGGGAGAAAGAGCGTAGTACGGGCGCCGTGAGGCGCACCCCCATGCTCGGAGAGTTGCAGAGGGCCTGCGGGAAGGAGAAACGCTACGAGTGCAAAGTCTGTGGGGAGACCTTCCACCACAGTGCAGCCCTGCGGGAGCACCAGAAGACCCACGGCCGAGGGAGCCCGTCTGAGGGCAGGGCCAGAGCCTTCGAGGAGACCTTCATTCCTGGCCAGTCCCTGAAGAGGCGCCAGAAGACCTACTCTAAAGAGAAGCTCTACGACTTTAGAGAGGGCGGGGATGCCTTTGGGCGGAGCTCAGACTTCATGGAGCACCAGAAAATTCATTCTCGGAAGAGCTACTTCGACAGCCGGGGGTATGAGAAGccgctgctccacagcatgtccATGCCCGGCTCTCAGAAGAGTCACACGATCACCAGGCCGCCCGAGGATGAGGATGAAGAGAAGGCATTCACTGCCAGTAGCAGCCCCGAAGACGGCCAGGAGGCCCGGGGCTACGAGAGGAGCGCCTACGAGAGGGCCATCCTCCACAGCCTGGCTGCCTTCCGGCCTCCCCGTGGCCTCAGGGAGGACGGGGAGCCCTCCACATACCTCTCAGGCCTTCGTGACCCGCCACAGAAGACCCCAGCCTGGGAGAGCCCTTATGCTGGAGGCAGGCACAGCTTTTTCAGGAGCTCAGTCTTCTACCGCGCATCGCGCCCTGCTCCTCTGGACCACCTTGCTGGGGAAGGCCCCAGCGGGTGGCAGAGAGACGGCGAAGCCTCCGGCCCCAGCTCAGATGGCCGCCAGCACCAGAAGGCACGTGCGAAGAAGAAGAACATCGAGCGCAAGAATTACGACGCCTCCATGATGCACTCCCTGCATTTTGGTGAGTCTCAAACATTTCGCCCGAGAGAGAGATTTTACGAATGTCTAGAATGTGGAGAGTTCTTTGTCCGTAGCTCTGAGCTGGCTGAACACCAGAAGATCCACAACAGGAAGAAGCTTTCTGGAAGTAAAAACTACCTACGGTCTGTCCTTCGCAGCCTGTCCTCCACTGACCCTCAGACCAGCTACCAAGGCCAGTCAGTGCAGATGAGTTATCCCCAGGAAGCAGCTCAGACCAGTTATGCTGAGCTAGCAGCTCAGACCAGTTATGCTGAAGAGCCAGCTCAGACCAGTTACGCCGTAGAGCCAGCTCAGACCAGTTACGCCGAAGAACCAGCTCAGACCAGTTACACTGAGGCACCAGCTGAGGCTAGTTATACTGAGGAACCAGCTCAGACCAGTTGTATTGAGGAACCAGCTCAGACCAGTTACACCAACCCAGCAGCTGAGACCAGTTACACTGAAGAACCAGCTCAGACCAGTTACACTGAGGCACCAGCTGAGGCTAGTTATACTGAGGAACCAGTTCAGACCAGTTGTATTGAGGAACGAGCTCAGACCAGTTATACTGACCCAGCAGCTGAGACCAGTTACACTGAAGAACCAGCTCAGACCAATTACACTGAGGAACCAGCTGAGGCCAGTGGTATTGAAGAACCAGCTCAGACCAGTTGTATTGAAGAACCAGCTCAGACCAGTTGTATTGAAGAACCAGCTCAGACCAGTTACACTGACCCAGCAGCTGAGACCAGTTACACTGAAGAACCAGCTCAGACCAATTACACAGAGGAATCAGCTGAGGCCAGTTATACTGAGGAACCATCTCAGACCAGCTGTATTGAAGAACCAGCTCAGACCAGTTACACTGACCCAGCAGCTGAGACCAGTTACACCGAAGAACCAGCTCAGACCAGTTACACCAAGGAGCCAGCTGAGGCCAGTTATACTGAGGAACCAGCTCAGACCAGTTGTATTGAGGAACCAGCTCAGACCAATTACACCAAGGAATCAGCTAAGGCCAGTTATACTGAGGAACCAGCTCAGACCAGTTGTATTGAGGAACCAGCTCAGACCAGTTACACTGACCCAGCAGCTGAGACCAGTTACACTGAAGAACCAGCTCAGACCAATTACACCGTGGAATCCGCTGAAGCCAGTTATACTGAGGAACCATCTCAGACCAGCTGTATTGAAGAACCAGCTCAGACCAGTTACACTGACTCAGCAGCTGATACCAGTTACACCGAAGAACCAGCTCAGACCAATTGCACCGAAGAACCAGCTCAGACCAGTTACACCCAAGAACCAGCTCAGACCAGTTGCACCGAAGAACCAGCTCAGACCAGTTGCACCGAAGAACCAGCTCAGACCAGTTGCACCGAAGAACCAGCTCAGACCAGTTGCACCGAAGAACCAGCTCAGACCAGTTGCACCGAAGAACCAGCTCAGACCAGTTACACCGAAGAACCAGCTCAGACCAGTTACACCCAAGAACCAGCTCAGACCAGTTACACCGAGGAACCAGCTCAGACCAGTTACACCGAAGAACCAGCTCAGACCAGTTACGCCCAAGAACCAGCTCAGACCAGTTACGCCGAGGAACCAGCTCAGACCAGTTACGCCGAAGAACCAGCTCAGACCAGTTACACCGAAGAACCAGCTCAGACCAGTTACGCCCAAGAACCAGCTCAGACCAGTTACGCCGAGGAACCAGCTCAGACCAGTTACGCCGAAGAACCAGCTCAGACCAGTTACGCCGAAGAACCGGCTCAGACCAGTTACACCCAAGAACCGGCTCAGACCAATTACACCGAGGAGCCGGCTGAGGCCAGTTACACCGAGGAACCGGCTCAGACCAGTTACGCCGAGGAACCGGCTCAGACCAGTTATCCCGAGGAACCGGCTCAGACCAGTTACGCCGAGGAACCGGCTCAGACCAGTTACGCCGAGGAACCGGCTCAGACCAGTTATCCTGAGGAACCGGCTCAGACCAGTTACGCCGAGGAACCGGCTCAGACCAGTTACGCCGAGGAACCGGCTCAGACCAGTTATCCTGAGGAACCGGCTCAGACCAGTTATGCCGAGGAACCGGCTCAGACCAGTTATGCTGAGGAACCGGCTCAGACCAGTTATAGTGAGGAACCAGCTCAGACCAGATACACTGGGGAACCAGCTCAGATCAGATATGCGGAAGAACCAGCTCAGACCAGATATGCCGAGGAACCAGCTCAGACCAGTTATGCCGAGGAACCAGCCCAGACCAGTTATTCTGAGGAACCAGCTCAGACCAGATATGCCGAGGAACCAGCCCAGACCAGTTATTCTGAGGAACCAGCTCAGACCAGATATGCCGAGGAACCAGCCCAGACCAGTTATTCTGAGGAACCAGCTCAGACCAGATATGCTGGGGAACCAGCTCAGACCAGATATGCCAGGGAACCAGCTCAGACCAGATATGCTGAGGAACCCCCAGCTGAGACTAGTTATGCTGAACTAGTAGCTCAGATTAGTTATGCTGAACTAGTAACTCCGACTAGTTACGCTGAACTAGCAGCTGAGACCGGTTACTTTGAACCACCAGCTCAGACTAGTTATACTGAACCAGCTGAGACCAATTATGCTGACCCAGCAGCTCAGGTCAGTTTTGATGAACCACCAGCTGAGGCTAGTTATGCTGATCTAGCAGCTGAGATCAGTTATGCTGAACTAGCAGCTGAGACAAGCTATGCTGACCTAGCAGCTCAGATCAGCTATGATGAACCACCAGCTGAGACTAGTTATGCTGAGCTAGCAGCTCAGATCAGTTATTCTGAACCAGCAGATCAGACTAGTTATGCTGAGCTAGCAGCTCAGACCAGTTACTCTGAACCACTAGCTCAGACCAGCTATGCTGAGCTAACAAGTGAGACTAGTTACTGCGAGCAGCCAGTCCTCAATGAATGTAAGGAGTGTGGGGAATGCTTTGCCACCGTTGAAGACCTTGGCAGACATCAGAAGATCTATGCCCGAGAGAAATTCCATGATGGGAAGCTGTTTGGAGAGCCTGTGATGCAGGACCTGGGCCTGGATGGGTCTCCGGAGGAAGAGCTGGAAGAGCAGGAGGAGCCCGAGGAGCCCGAAGACTCCATCTATGGCTGTAAGGACTGTGGGCTGGGCTTCGCTGACCGCGCGGACCTCCGGGACCACCAGAAGGTCCACGGCCGGGAGTACCTGGTGGACAGCCGTGAGTACACGCACCCCGCGGTGCACATGCCGCCTGTCAGCGAGTACCAGAAAGATTGCCTCGGAGAGCAGCTGTACGAGTGCCCGGCCTGCGGGGAGTCGTTCGTGCACAGCTCGTTCCTCTTTGAGCACCAAAAGGTCCACGAGCAGGACCAGTTCTACGGCCACAGGCGGTACGAGCCCTTCATGCAGCCCCTGATTGTCAGCCCGCGGCGGCCACAGGCCCCGCAGAAGAGCGCCCCGGCCGGGGTGGGCCCGCAGTGCCAGGTATGCGGGCAGGACTTCATCCATGCCTCGGTCCTCAGCGAGCACGCCCGGGGCCATGCCGGCGAGGGGCTGCCGGATCAGGGCCAGGGGGGCGCGGGCGCGGCGGGGCCCGGCCCGGCACCCACGGAGCCGCAGCAAGACCCGGGCGAGGAGCAGCGCTACGAGTGTGAGACCTGCGGCGAGTCCTTCCCCAGCCAGGCCGATCTCCAGGAGCACATGCGTGTGCACGAGAAGGGCGAGCCCTACGACTACGGGGCCGCCTTCGTGCACACGTCTTTCCTCACGGAGCCGCCCAAGAGGGACTGGCCCTTCTATGAGTGCAAGGACTGCGGCAAGTCCTTCATCCACAGCACCATCCTCACCAAGCACCAGAAGCTGCACCTGCAGGAGGAGGGCGcggccgccgcggccgccgccacGGCCCAGGAGGCAGAGGCCAACGTCCTCGTCCCCCGGGAAGTCCTGCGCATCCAGGGCTCCAACGTGGAGGCGGCTGAGCCCGAGGTGGAGGCGGCCGAGCCCGAGGTGGAGGCGGCCGAGCCCGAGGTGGAGGCGGCCGAACCCCTCGGGGAGGCCGAGGGCCCGGAGTGGGAGGCCGCGGAGCCGAGCGGCGAGGCGGAGCAGCCCCACGCCGAGGCCGAGCAGCCCGACATGGACGCCGACGAGCCGGACGGCGCGGGCATCGAGGACCCGGAGGAGCGCGCCGAAGAACCCGAGGGCGACGACGACGAGCCGGATGGCGCGGGCATCGAGGACCCCGAGGAGGAGGGCGAGGAGCAAGAGATCCAGGTGGAGGAGCCCTACTACGACTGCGGCGAGTGCGGGGAGACCTTCCCCTCGGGCGCCGCCTACGCCGAGCACCTGACGGCGCACGCCAGCCTCGTCATCCTGGAGCCCGCCGGCCTCTACGGCGAGGGCGCCGGTGGCCCAGAGGGCGGCCGGCCCGACGACGAGCTCTTCAAGTGCGACGTGTGCGGGCAGCTCTTCAGCGACCGCCTGTCCCTGGCCAGGCACCAGAACACCCACACCGGCTGA